GAACCCAAAGCAAGCTTCCTCCACAGCAGCGCCCCCGATTACTCTTATTCCGTCAACCACGAGGCAGCCGATGGATTTTCGGTTGTCAAAAACCGATCTTTCTTAGCTATGCTAAGCTGGAATTGTCGTGGGCTGGGGAACACCATGACAGTCCATCGGATCAAGGAGCTTAACCAGCAAGCTTCCCTTGATATAATCTTCCTCATGGAAACTAAGAACCCGGACGCCTTTGTCTTGAAAGAGCTTGAGTTTCTTGGAGCAGATCGAAAACATCTAGTTTCCCCAGAGAGACCTAATAGTTGTGGACTGGCTCTCTTCTGGACGCAAGACATTGATCTTCAAATATTGTATTCCTCAAAGAATGTAATTGATACTATCATCTCATACAAAGGAGAAACTTTTTTCTCTACTTTTGTTTATGGAGCTCCGGAAGCACCACACCGTTCTGCTATATGGGATATTCTCATCTCTTTCGCGCTAACAAAGAACTCTCCTTGGATTCTTACTGGAGACTTCAACGAGATCGTCGATAATAGCGAAAAATCTGGCGGCCCGGAAAGAGCTGAAGGCTCCTTTGGTGCGTTTCGCAGCATGCTAACCAGCTGTGACCTTTTCGACCTCAAGCACACTGGTATCTCTCTCTCGTGGCGAGGAAGACAACTAACGCATCTTGTGTACTGCAGGCTTGACAGAGCCTTAGTGAACCCCGCTTGGTCTGATTGCTTCCCAACGGGAAGATGTCACTACCTAAACTTCGATACGTCCGATTATAGACCACTGATCACGGTATTTGATTCATCAAACCGAAGACGAAATCACCTCTTCAGATATGACAGCAGGCTGAAAGATAACGATGAGGTGAAAAACCTTATTGCTGAAGTATGGAACGCAGACCCCACCTTGACGATGGATGCTAAACTCTCACGCTGTCACAGAGCAATCTCCGACTGGACTCGGGAACAGTCTTTCAACAGCAAAGAGACAATCAACAACCTCAAGCAAAGCCTAGAGACTGCCATGACTGACCCCAATGGAGATGATTCACTCCTTGCCTCTTTGAACGCTAAGCTGCGCCTTGCAtacaaggaagaagaggaattTTTGCGCCAACGCAGAGCACGCAACAGAATGTcagttgttggggtcaaaatcggtcacgacggaatcaatgtctgaaaatccgtaaaaatcggcatgaacatttttacgaaaaataaatctttcgAAAAATAaatcga
This Brassica napus cultivar Da-Ae chromosome C6, Da-Ae, whole genome shotgun sequence DNA region includes the following protein-coding sequences:
- the LOC106404018 gene encoding uncharacterized protein LOC106404018, with product MTVHRIKELNQQASLDIIFLMETKNPDAFVLKELEFLGADRKHLVSPERPNSCGLALFWTQDIDLQILYSSKNVIDTIISYKGETFFSTFVYGAPEAPHRSAIWDILISFALTKNSPWILTGDFNEIVDNSEKSGGPERAEGSFGAFRSMLTSCDLFDLKHTGISLSWRGRQLTHLVYCRLDRALVNPAWSDCFPTGRCHYLNFDTSDYRPLITVFDSSNRRRNHLFRYDSRLKDNDEVKNLIAEVWNADPTLTMDAKLSRCHRAISDWTREQSFNSKETINNLKQSLETAMTDPNGDDSLLASLNAKLRLAYKEEEEFLRQRRARNRMSVVGVKIGIMPAATNTTYIRLIPKLTSAKVVADYRPVALCNVSYKVITKILSLRLKPTLQDIISETQSAFFPGRAIFENVLTTHEIIHTLKASEAVINCSMAVKTDMRKAYDRLEWKFIETVLLWFGFATGLVHLIMQCISSVTYSFLVNDSVHGRVLPTRGIRQGDPLSLCIFILCGDVLSGLCKRAQRSGHLAGLGVATSAPRLNHLLFADDTMFFLNTDEESCSTLMDIL